One window from the genome of Sphingomicrobium arenosum encodes:
- a CDS encoding fatty acid desaturase family protein has product MTFESKTIAPAETGFMLAGASARTAAPVRKAVKKSNDDKAMLKAAAQLTRDLNRPDARIFWADMLGSVLLGYLGLAATILVGPMALKLVFGAMATLALYRAGSFIHEISHIKRGDLPYFRLAWNALVGVPLFAPSFMYEGVHNQHHAKTKFGTIEDPEYLPLASMKPWSLPLFMLFGTLAPVLLLFRFAVLAPLSFFSRRLRRQVVEKYSGLQINPDFRRAWPEGEFARQFTYQEVGSVIWSWLLIGSVASGVVPLSAFVTFMVVACALMGLNQLRTLVAHLWENDERQPVSVTEQYLDSVNVPPPNLLSALWAPVGLRYHALHHLLPGVPYHNLGKAHARLSSELEAGSAYHRTTATGLWPLVANLARQTLKSR; this is encoded by the coding sequence ATGACCTTCGAGAGCAAGACCATCGCCCCCGCCGAGACGGGCTTCATGCTGGCCGGCGCGTCGGCCCGCACGGCTGCGCCCGTGCGCAAGGCGGTGAAGAAAAGCAATGACGACAAGGCGATGCTCAAGGCCGCTGCGCAGCTGACGCGCGACCTCAACCGTCCCGATGCGCGCATCTTCTGGGCCGACATGCTCGGCTCGGTGCTGCTAGGTTATCTCGGACTGGCCGCGACGATCCTCGTCGGGCCGATGGCGCTCAAGCTCGTCTTCGGGGCGATGGCGACGCTGGCGCTCTATCGCGCCGGCAGCTTCATCCACGAAATTTCGCACATCAAGCGTGGCGACCTGCCCTATTTCCGGCTGGCGTGGAACGCGCTGGTCGGGGTACCGCTGTTCGCGCCGTCCTTCATGTACGAGGGTGTCCACAACCAGCATCACGCCAAGACCAAGTTCGGGACCATCGAGGACCCGGAATATCTGCCGCTTGCCTCGATGAAGCCCTGGAGCCTGCCGCTGTTCATGCTGTTCGGCACGCTGGCGCCGGTGCTGCTCCTCTTCCGCTTTGCCGTGCTCGCACCGCTGAGCTTCTTCTCGCGCCGCCTGCGCCGCCAGGTCGTCGAGAAATATTCGGGGCTGCAGATCAATCCCGATTTCCGCCGCGCCTGGCCCGAGGGCGAGTTCGCCAGGCAATTCACCTATCAGGAAGTGGGCAGCGTCATCTGGAGCTGGCTGCTGATCGGTTCGGTGGCGAGCGGGGTGGTGCCGCTGTCGGCCTTCGTCACCTTCATGGTGGTGGCCTGCGCGCTGATGGGCTTGAACCAGCTGCGCACGCTGGTCGCGCATCTGTGGGAGAATGACGAGCGCCAGCCGGTGTCGGTGACCGAGCAGTATCTCGACAGTGTCAACGTGCCGCCGCCCAACCTCCTGTCCGCTTTGTGGGCGCCGGTGGGCCTGCGCTATCACGCGCTGCATCACCTGCTGCCGGGTGTGCCTTACCATAATCTCGGCAAGGCGCATGCGCGGCTGTCGAGCGAACTGGAAGCGGGGTCGGCCTATCATCGGACGACCGCCACGGGGCTGTGGCCGCTGGTCGCGAACCTCGCGCGTCAGACGCTCAAGAGCCGCTAA
- the lptG gene encoding LPS export ABC transporter permease LptG, whose translation MINMDFMPSRRLALYMVKLMVTRSLAVLVALVLVLLMLDLLGESGKILAIEGNSEADLWRYASLRLPMLVSRFLPFSVLLGCLIAFAGLNQNSEVISMKAAGLSAHQILAPLIIAAAGLGGLLFAFNEAVVVDSARVINAWKDSDYEPIPPDTGIYANIWLAQDGTLVHARRASGRGMDFQLSGLTLYEREAGSVARIVEVERARPYGDRWAFENIRRYDAEMNLVTETARETGLQGVEPAQFRLAKVDPEALNIVELGRTIDDLEAAELSTTVARAGWWHKITGPISTILMPLLAAVAAFGLARSGQLLLRAVIGMALGFAYFVADNFSLAMGNAGVYSPLLATWGPVMLFAALGEAILIRSEE comes from the coding sequence ATGATCAACATGGATTTCATGCCCTCGCGCCGCCTCGCGCTCTACATGGTCAAGCTGATGGTGACCCGCAGCCTCGCCGTGCTGGTGGCGCTGGTGCTCGTCCTCCTGATGCTCGATCTCTTGGGCGAGAGCGGCAAGATCCTCGCCATCGAGGGAAACAGCGAGGCCGACCTGTGGCGCTACGCCAGCCTGCGCCTGCCCATGCTCGTCAGCCGCTTCCTCCCCTTCTCGGTGCTCTTGGGCTGCCTCATCGCCTTTGCCGGCCTGAACCAGAATAGCGAAGTGATCTCGATGAAGGCGGCGGGCCTGTCGGCGCACCAGATCCTCGCGCCGCTGATCATCGCGGCGGCGGGGCTCGGCGGCCTCCTGTTCGCCTTCAACGAGGCGGTGGTGGTGGATTCCGCCCGCGTCATCAACGCGTGGAAGGACAGCGACTATGAGCCCATCCCGCCCGACACCGGCATCTATGCCAACATCTGGCTGGCGCAGGACGGCACCCTCGTCCACGCGCGCCGCGCCTCGGGTCGGGGCATGGACTTCCAGCTGTCGGGCCTCACCCTCTACGAACGCGAGGCGGGCAGCGTCGCGCGTATCGTCGAGGTCGAGCGCGCCCGGCCCTACGGCGATCGCTGGGCGTTCGAGAATATCCGCCGCTACGATGCCGAGATGAACCTCGTGACCGAGACGGCACGCGAAACCGGCCTTCAAGGGGTCGAACCCGCGCAGTTCCGCCTCGCCAAGGTCGATCCCGAGGCATTGAACATCGTCGAACTGGGCCGCACCATCGACGATCTCGAGGCCGCGGAGCTGTCGACCACCGTCGCGCGCGCGGGCTGGTGGCACAAGATCACGGGGCCCATCTCGACCATCCTCATGCCGCTGCTGGCCGCCGTCGCCGCCTTCGGCCTCGCCCGCTCGGGCCAGCTCCTGCTGCGCGCGGTGATCGGCATGGCTTTGGGCTTCGCCTATTTCGTGGCCGACAATTTCAGCCTCGCGATGGGCAATGCAGGCGTCTATTCGCCCCTGCTCGCGACATGGGGACCGGTGATGCTCTTCGCCGCACTGGGCGAAGCCATTCTCATTCGATCGGAAGAGTAA